The nucleotide sequence CGATTTCACTGGTACCAACCATTCCAATAATGCGCATGGTCTCTGTAACCACATCCTTCCACGAAGGTGGTAATACATATACATGTTTGGACCACTCATGTTTTGCACCATCTCGTAGAACCCACAGCTCAAGACTTTTATTTGCTTGACTAACATGACGAGAACTCCTCGACATAATCAAACCTAGTTTGCCATCGTAGTTTACCAAGGTTGTCGAATGATGCATTGTTCTACTGAAAGTTTCCATGAACTTGACAAAGCTGAACTTCTCAGACCTCAAATCAAAACAAGCTACCATGGAATTCAAGGAAGAACTGTTGACTGAAGCTGCGTAGTATAGAACACCACTGATGCATAACCACTTACGAGAAGTATAATGTGGTACGCAACATTCGACCAACCTCCATGACGAATTCTTGGTTCCTAATGTCAGAACTTGGTGCTCCTTAGAGATCCAACGATCAGTTACACGCGAGCTGTTCATTGACAATAGCTTAAATTCTTTCGCAATAGAGTCATATCCAAGATAGCTGTCCATTCCAACCCTCAACCTCGAGTTAAATCTTGGCAAGGTCAAGGCCTGTCCCGTGCTGGGGTTACATATCACCTTCTCAAACTCACAATTCCGGATCAGGTTAACTCCATAACACAAGAAGCCAGTGGTGCAACTAAATTCTCTTCCGGGGAAACGTGCAAGATGATTGGCGGCTACAACATACGAGTTCTCTTCAGGATTTTCAGGCTGAGGCGACGAGAAGAATACAATCTCTCTGTCATCTTTGAAGACGAATAGAAGCTGAGGGTGAGCAAAAGATTTGGTCAAAAACAACTCTGTGAAATCTTGACTGCGAAGCATAGACGCCCAGAACTTGGATACGCAACAGCATCTCGCTATCGCCTTTGACGGCAACCTCGAGAATATCTCGAAAACGAGGTCATCAGGAATTGGCAATGAACTCTCAAGGCGCGGAGAAAATGTTAGAACCGAGACGTTCATGGCAGGGACGGATTCCGAAGAGTTGGTGTTTTTTGTCTTAGGACCaaagagtttgttttgttttggaaatAAAATCTCTGTATTTATTCTAAAGAAGGAAAGCCAAGAATTACACATTATGCATGATACAAATGAGGCCATTGCCCATGACCCCCTTTATATACATGGCTTCTTTTGAATAGAAAGTGAAGATCAAATTTGATCTTATGACTGAAAAATATTCCTTACTcccaacacttttttttttaagtttatctcttatttgttttgtaaggtaatatatctcttatatattaaaggagaagcattgtaataaatgaatTCACACTAAACTGGACACATGTAACGTatagaagcattgtaataaatgcgttcacactaaaatAGACACATGCCACATGAGTTTCTCAGCaaaactctacataaatatattcacactatgtactttacgtattttttaaatataaaactcacatgcatggtttttctttacgttatttttactgtttacgaatagagctgaacaaattattcataaattttgattcgattcgttatccgttctgattcgaaccgaaaaatctggatatccgttactctacgaagcaaatcaaatactaaaatgcaatatccgtaaaaagaaaagcaaatcacaaatatcaatatttataggaacGGATATCCAATTCGATCTgttttatgcatatatatatatatatataaagaattatatataagttatatattatagtttatataaattttacaatatttttgttttaaataattttattttaagaattttatttttcatgtactattttgtttaaaaaaatgtgatttaatatttaattaacagtatctttatatatttatcaaccatctttatatactcttacatacatatacacatacatgtgcatatTGACGTGAGCACCTTATAACAAAGTATTTACCACCactgaaatatctaattttttggaagttgaaatattctttttcttaatacttctttcactatcgaccgaattgtagtaaaatgatttgtcttaataattttcttttctttttttttactattatccatttagaaactataatatgaaactattggttcgacaaattataacatgaaaacaaacaagtaatagtaatttttgatcatcacagagaaaaaaaaacaaaaaacatcaaacattttaactgaACAACCCaagtaaatattgatttaaaatgatagttatattttaggagattaaaaactaaaaaataacataaaaccgaaccgatatccagattaaacagattaatgtctccttattaaaaaataacgaaactaataatcacattcatGCACGGATTATTACcttgtatatacatataacatatacatatatttccATAACATTTTAGATTGccctaaatattttacataagaCTTAAGAAAGTAGTAAATATTGGTAGGTTTGGTTCTCATTTGGCTAGCCCATTTGCTTGGCTGTTCAATGAATAAAATTAGGCTGAAAGTGAACTGTGACAACACAACATGCATCTAAAAgctttaatcttttttttttgcaactgatttttcatattaaaaacgtaaaggagaaaataaaagtttacaAGCTGAAAAGCTTCAGTTTTTTCTTGCAAGAGCCCAGCCCAGACAACAAACACAACCCAATCAAGAATCATAAGTTAATATCAAACTAAGGCCCACTAGGAAGCATAGGAATTAACGGGAAGAGGAGGAGACGCACTCCGTAGTCGTGACGGTGAAGAGAAAAAAGACGTGACGGTGAGGCAAAAGGGGTGGTGGAGCTAGCGATCAGAAAACAACAACAGAATCAGGACAGCCATTGCTGCATCATGACCGAGGAAGATGAGGGGTTAGCACTTCGGAGAGAGAGAATCCTGTCCCTAATTTGCCTATCAATACGTTTGATAAGCGAATCAGGTGAACGGAAAACGTTCAGGTGCAATCTTGTATTTCTTTCAGACCAAGACCAGTAGAGACAAGATTGCCAGCAAAGTAGGGAGAGGATACCAATCGGAGATCTTCGGTTTTGACGTTGAAGCTGCTCCAGTACTCTAGTCCAGTCTCTTTCCGGTTGAAATCCACACCGCCGGAAAAGGACACTCCAGATACTCCAGGTGTAAGGACATTCAAAGAAAAGGTGGTTTCGACTTTCACATTGCAGATTACAGAGCAGACAGAGGGGTGAGGTAGGAAGGCCCCAACCTATGATTCTGTCCCTAGTCGGGCACCTGTTCAGCACTAGTAGCCAAGAGAGAAAGCTATGCCTCGGGATCCCTCCCTTGTTCCAGACCGTTTGGTGCCAAGGAACTGAAGCTTCATGAATCCTCAGGTGATCATACACTTGCCCAATTGAGTATTTTGTTGTAGTCTTTCCTTCAATCTCCCAGACATAATAATCATCTTCTTCGTTTAGGTGCAGAGTAGTGAGAATGGCGTGAACCTGAACTTGTGTCTCAGAGCGAGCAGGGGGTATCTGCCAACCACCATTAGTGTAGAGGGTAGCCAGAGTTGCCTGCTCTGAAATCCCTAGTGAAGTGTTTCCTAGTTGGAGATACTGCCTCATACTGCCAAGAGAAGACCAGTTATCAGTCCAAAATCGACAGTTAATTCCATTGGAGACTCGCAATTTGATCCACTGATAAAGCAAAGGGCTCAGCTTCAGTAGTTTATTGACTTGCCAAGAGAACCTCCTATTTGGCATTGTTGTCCATAGGTTGCTGAGGTTACCTTGCAGCACTTCCGCAACAAACCAAGCTACCCATATTGACCCCGATTGGAAGAAGAGGAGCCATATGAGTTTGAGACAGCAAGCCTTGTTCCATGTAGATAAGTCCTTAATCCCTAATCCTCCTTCTTCCTTTGGTTTTGTAACCACTGCCCAAGAAACTCTTGCAGTATGATGACTTTCTACATTGCCTTTCCAGAGGAAAACACCGCACAAGGAGTTGATACGATTGACACAAGCCTTCGGTAGGATGAAGGTGGAGCACCAGAACGTGTTTATGCCTGCTATGACTGTTTTAATGAGCAAAAGTCTTCCTGCGAATGAAAGTGATTTGGAGCTCCACGAAGAAAATTTACTTTTTATCTGCTGGAGGAGGACTTCGCAGTTCAGTAGAGTCAGCTTCTTAGTGACGAGAGGGACACCTAAGTAGCGAACAGGGAGAGAACCGAGAGGCATACCCGTGGAGAACTGGATCGTGTTAGCTTCGTCAGCGGTGAGACCCGAGGCAAAGAAGGTCGTTTTATGCACACTTACCGCCAGTCCCGATCGCAATTCAAATTCTCGAAGAACCTGGAGCACTGCTTGGACAGACTCAATATTCCCATCTACAAAAATAAGTAAGTCATCTGCAAAACACAAGTGGGTCATTTTAGTAGTTGAGCATTTGAGATGGTAACCAAACTTCCTATCCTGCGCAGCTTTCTTCAACATCAATGATAAGTTATTGAGTGCTATGACAAAGAGGTAGGGCGACAAAGGGTCCCCCTGGCGCAGGCCCCGTGTTCCTTTGAAGTATCCGTTGATCGCACCATTGTATCCGACCGTGAAGCTAGTTGTGCACACACAAGCCCGCAGCCAAAAGATGAAGACAGATGGCAAGTTCAAACCCTCAAGGCAAGAGAAGAGGAAGGTCCATGACAAGGTATCAAATGCTTTCGCAATATCAACCTTTATAGTGATGCGTTTCTGGCCATTAGTTTTGTGGTAACCATTAATCAGTTCTCCTGCCAATGAAGTATTCTCCACTAACAGCCTTCCTCTTACAAATGCCGTTTGGTTAGGTACGATGAGAGGAGTGAGAATTGGTTTTAGTCTCTTCACAAGCAACCGGGAGACCACCTTGTATAGGGTGTTAAGGCACGAGATCGGCCGGTAATCTGTGATCATGGAGGCGCCTGTATGTTTTGGAACCAGTGAGAGGATAGTTGAGTTTGTAGCCAATGGCATGAAGGAAGAGTTGAAGAAGTGGCGAATGGATGAGACAACTTCTGGGCCAATAACACTCCATGCTGCCTTATAGAATCCTGAGGTCAAACCGTCAGGTCCCGGGGCCTTGTTAGGATTGAGCCTGTGGAGAACAGAGGTGATCTCATCGTTAGAGGGGATAGAGATCATAAGCTGGCCTTGGGGCAGAGAGCAACGGAAGGGAGAAAGCTCCTGGAACCATTCTCTAGTTGAGAAAATTGTCAGAGGCAAAAGAGGCGTAGGACCTAGGATCTTAGTGAAGTGATGAATAGCATGAGAGCTCATATCCAAAGGGTCTGAGAGAACGACGCCTGATGGGAGGATGAAGGATCGGATGGTGTTATAGCTGAGGCGAGTCTGAACGATCCGATAGAAGTAGGTGGTATTCTGATCACCTTCTTTAAGCCAATTTATGCGAGATCTTTGCTTAAAATAGCTCTCCTCTATCATACGCAGGAAGTTCCATCTTTCCAAGGCTTGTTTCTCAAGTTCAAACAACTGCTGCGTCGGGGATTGCATCACCTGTACCTGCACATCTTGCAACAACTGGTTAGCCTCACTCACTCTCTTTTGTATTTGTGAAAAATTCTCtctgtttagtgtttttaactCTCTCTTTATCTGTTTCTGTTTCCAGCAAAACGCTGTAAGGTTCCAAGCAATGCTTCCGGCTTGTGTCCAGGCTTCATTTACCACCTGAAGAAAGTCTGGGTGTTTGGTTAGATAGTTGAAGAATTTAAATGGACGGGTACCATGGGAAGGGGTTTTATAGGCCAGATCAAGGAGACAGGGACAGTGGTCGGACGTGAGGGCGGGTAGGAAAAAAGATGAGCAGTTTGGAAAGAGGTTAAGGAGTTGGCTGTTGATGAGAAGGCGATCAAGCTTTTTAGCTACGGGAGACTCAGGCTGCTTGTTCGTCCAAGTGAAGACAGGACCTTGATATCGGAGATCATATAGACCCATTTGAGTCATACAATCCTTAAGCTCAACCATTCGACTGGTCATGGAGTTTACATCATCATTTGAGTGCTCCGAGGGATGAACTATTTGGTTAAAATCACCCCCCATCATCCATGGGACAGTATCCAGCGAAAACGTTTGGCAAGTGTTGAGGAGTTCAACCCACAGGTCCGTTCTCTCCGCACTTTCATTTGAGGCATAGATCGCTGTGTAGATAAAAGGAGGTGATCCTAACAGCTTAACTTCACATGTAACTGCTTGCCTTGATTGTTGCAGAACACGAACTGCAACTGAGTCTTTCCAGAGGATAATGATACGACCATCATCATCCATAGAGTGGTTGGAAGTGTAGTTCCAGCCTCTACAAAGTTTGCTCATGAGGTGACTTAAGTTGTGATCCTTGATGTGGGATTCCAAAATGATTCCAAAAGATGGCTGATGACTTGCAAGCCATTGACAAAAAGGGATATGCTTGTCCGGGTCATTCAATCCGCGgacattccaaaaaaatattttagtattcaTAGATGCTAATCAATGACCTCTTCTGGAGGAAGAGGACCATGAGTAGACAACACATCAAAAGGGTTGGGGccaaaagaggtttgaaaagaGATAGAAGGCAAGGGGGTTGGTGGCCTAATAGGAGATTTGGGGAGGgagaaaaaatttaattggtcaGTAAAGGAAGGGAAGGGCTGAGAGCTGCAAGGGCGAGGTCTTTTCTTTGGTTGTTCAGGAGGAGAGGTGGGGGAAACAAAAAGGGAAAGAGGCTGGACAGTAGCTGAAGGTGGATCATTTGGTGGGGGAGGGTGGGACTTTTTTGGTGGTTGAACAATTAAGGGCAAGGGGGTAACAGCAGGAGGCAAACACGTAGGGGTAGAGACAGGGGGCTCATGGAGGGGAGAAGGGGGTTTCTGTGGAGTAGGAGAGGCTGCAGGAGACTTATGTGGAGTATAAGAAGCTGCAGAAGACTTCTCAGGAGGAACAGAGGAGGAACTTTCAGCCACCTTCTTTGGTCCAGAGGCAGGATTAAGCCTATCAGATTTTGAAGTTCTCTGCGACTTAGGGGCCGTATCATTTGTTTCAACTTCTTTACCCTGACGGCGAGGAGGGTTCTGCTTTGGAGGAGGCTGTTGGAGACAATTCTTCATGATGTGACCAAGTTCATTGCAATGGGAGCATGTAGGTGGCACCCATGGGTATGTGACTAACACCTCCACCACTTCTCCTGATTGCCTAGTATATTCCACCACGGATGGCAAAGGCTTAGTCAAATCAACCGCCACTTTGACATGGGACATAGTCAAGCTGACTAGGTTAAGTGTGAAGTCGTCCGTTTCTTTAGGATCTCCCACTAGACCGGCAATCAGGCTTAGACCTTCCTCGTGACGAAGGTCTAAAGGAATGCCTTTGAGGTGGGCCCAAATCTGAATGGATTCCAGTGGAGGAGAGGCAGTGGAAGCCGATGATGTCCATTGAACAGCCTGAAACATCGAGTCTCCAATATACCATACACGTTTTTCTAGGATCTTTTGTCTTAGATAGTCAGACGGGATTCTTACTAGCATAGAACGTGTGTGGGGATTAGTATGTATCTCTACACGAGTACCCTTCCCCCATAAGTGGTTTAGGACATTTTGAGTATGGTTGAATGGCGGAGGACGACCGTTGaagtagcagatgataaagtcTTTATGCAGCTCCGCACCCTTCTGAAACACACTCTCCGGTATGAGGACACGAGGACGGCCTGAGTCCGAGACAGTTACCGGTGCAAGCCTACGGAGTGTTTTATCCACAGATTTTCGGATCCTTTCTGCTATTGGAGGAATGGGCTGAGACGAGCTTTCAGTGTTTGTCGGCTTAGTTTGTAGGGGAACATGAGTGAAGGGAGGAACCTGAAAGACAGGAACAGGGTTAGGGTTAGGGACAGTTTTAGGGTTATGATTGGCATTTTGTGGGGCTTCAGAAGGAGGGGGAAGCTTAGGGAGGGGGTTTGAAGCTCTGTTAGTATGGATTGGAGATGAAGTTTTTGGGGGAAGAATTTTGAAATTATCAAAGTTTGGAACAGTGTTCCCAGATCTAGGAAGAACAGGATCTGAAATTGCTGAAGTTGAGGTTTTTCCGTTGAAGGATTCAGTTGGTGGTACGCTCGAACTCTTTGATGCTGTAACTGAACAAGATTGCAACAGAGTACGAGAAGTTTTTGAGGATTTAGAAGTAAGAGAGCTGGGGGAGTTAAGGGGGGGGAAACGAGCAAGAGAGAGAGGGTTATCAGGGTCAGGGTCAGGAGGGTCGGGGGGGGGCGCGAGGAAGCGACGATCACCAGGGGTGAGAAGCGGAGGAGACAAGGCGGAAGCACTGTTGGCAGGGAACCAGGGGTTCGCCATCGGCGAGAGAGGATAATTGATACTTTAAAAgctttaatcttttaaaaaaattaatgcgtTTTGCCAAAAATGTCTTTGATAAGAGACATGTCAGATTATAGATAATcgaagtgtttaaaaaaaaaaaagatagatgatCGAAGTGTATTTTTGCTGAGATTTGGCATCTGATAATATAGATTCATGTTCATCTCGTAAGTTTGGAATAGAGGGTTATATAACTGAAATGTAGTGGTCTCGTCTACTCACCGTACCAAAAGAACACCTTGTATAGgagtaacattttttaaaatatgtatgtgCCAATATTAGATTATAAATATTCACTTATTATAATCATATAACGTAATAGTTATATTGTCTGTTAATTGAAATATTGGCTTGTATACAGTACAGTTAGGATGGATAACGCGGTGACAACATAATTTTCATTGGTACCAGCCACTCCGATAAAGTATAACTTGGCCTCTGCAAGACTGCAACTACATTCTTCCATATAGCGGGCCGGGGggatttttatatatctacgtTGCCGCGAGTGTAGCTAATCTACcctttataagtttataacacGAGTTCCCAGTCTTATTCGACTCGGTGCTTTAAGCGTTTACTTGGAAGAGATAGATAACAGGAATAAACATCTCGGTTTGGATCAAGCTTCTTAATAATTGAATCACCATCATGAACTCAAGATTCTACTCGATACAAATCCAAAAACGGCACAAAAATTAGACGTACACCTTGTGATTTATCATATCGTCTACAAGGGTCTGGACAAACATCATTTTCTGGCTAGGTTAAGTGAGAtcttaaagaaaataataacattCTGCTAATTTCATGGATCTAGAAAGTAGAAACTCTTACTCACTCTATCATAGCATTCAAAGATCACATTCTAAACTACTCTGTTTTGGATTATTATATACATTTGTAAAGAGTTTGTAACAAGAAGATTACCTATATCATCCACAACAGGTGGGGCTTTTTCAAACTAAGATGCTAGAAGAAAACGAAACACACAAAATGAAAACTACACTTGTCTCTCACTTATAAAATGCTTAAAGAAGCTTCACATTCTGAACGTAGTTAAGATAGGTGTGGAAACTCCCACCATGAAACGCTTCTAGTCCTTGGATTCCAACTTTTGTGATGGTCTTTCTCTCCACGTTGAAGTAGATGACATAGTAAGGCACTCTTTGGTAGCTCGGGGAGAAGACGATTTCATTTGTACCAATCATTCCAGCAATGTACATGGTCTCTGAAACCACATCCTCCCAGGAAGGTGGTAATACGTATATGTGATTGAACCACTCGTGCTTTGCAGCGTCTCGTACAACCCACAGCTCAAAACTTGTTCTTGCTCCACTAGCATCATGAGAATCTCCAGACATAAGCAAACCTAGTTTCCCATCGTAGTTTACCAGAGTTGTTGAATCAGGTATTGCTTTACCGAACTTGACAGAGCTGAACTTCTCGGACCTCAAATCGAAAGAAACTACCATAGAATTCACTGAAGATCCGGCTGCTCTAGCTACGTAGTAAAGAACACCACTGATGCATATCCACTTACTTGAAGAACGATGTGGGATGCAACACTCGACCAACCTCCATGACAGTTTCTTGGTTCCTAATGTCAGAACTTGGTGCTCCACAGAGATCCACTCATTACTTACAAGCGAGCTGTTCATCGACAATAACTTGAGTTCTTTCTCCATCGGCTCATATCCAAGATAGCTCTGCACTCCATACCTCTTTTTCGAGATCAATCTCGGTAAGGTCAAGGACTGTCCCGTGCTGGGGTTACATATCACCGGAACATGCACTGGTCTTTGCAGCCCCTTAAGGTTCCGATCATCTCCATAACAGAAGAAGCCACTGGTACAAGTACAACCATAGAATCCATTGGAACGTGGGAAACGCGCAAGATGATTGGCGGCTACAACGTACGAGTTCTCTTGGGGATTTTCAGGCTGAGGTGACGAGATGAAGATATACTTACTGACGCTGCGATCTTCCCTGGCGAAAAGGAGCTGAGGGCGAGCGCAAGATTTGGTCAAGAAAAGCTCTGTGAAATCTTGACGGCGAAGCATGGAGGACCAGAGCTTGCATGCGCAACGACATCTCGCCACCGCCTTCGGCGGCAGCCTCGAGAATATCTCCATAGCGAGGTCGTCAGGTACCGGCAATGAGTTCCGATGACGTCTGGTCATCGATCGTGTAACGCCTCGATAATTGGTTAGTTCGCCGCCCTTCGAGACGTTCTGCCGCGGTGGTTGCATGGCGGAGACTCTTGAGTAGAGTTCGTTATCGTTCTGGAAAGACTTGAGTTCGTATCGAACTCTTTGTGTGTTTATTTCTTGGAGGGAGAGTTCGTATTGGTTTTGAAAGTCTTTTATCTTTattataaagaaagaaaatcaagaatTAGAGATTATGCACGTTAAAGCCCATGCACGAACTCTTCGTGTTTTCTTTTATGCAGCCGCTTTACTTCTACAACTTGTTTTGACTTCGGTTAATATAACAAAtccaaattataacaattataATACATGCCCAATTAATGTTGGCTTTAGCATGCATAATAATACGAAAACGGAGAGTTTAATTTCCAAAACAAAACGAACTCTCGTGATCCAATAAAAAGTAATACCAACTCTTCGGAATCTACTCAACTGTCACTTCCTCCAAGAAAATACAACACGAAATTCTTTGGAAACATACACTAAACATACACAAAGTACGTTGCTGTAATACTACCTATTGGtagttgattttatttttatttttggcttTTTAGGGTCTCATTTTGTCCCCGAGCCTGTACTCCACGTACTTTGGTTGAGGCTTCGTCCTTGATTGGGTTTTTCCCTTGATGATGAATGAAActttcagtgttaaaaaaaaaaattctttggaAACATACACTAAGCATTGCATGCAGAAAGTGAAATTAATATCTTATTCCATTTCTCTAATTATTAACCTTTACTTTAACCAATCATGCACACACTCCGTTTTCTCGTGTTGATAAGAACAGAAATAAACTTCAATTCTCAGTCTCAGATAATCATTACTCAAGTGTCTCCGCCATGAAGCCGCAGCGGCAGAACGTCCTGGAGGGTGGTCTAACCATTTCTCTACGCTACGCGCAATCGATGATCAGACTTCATCAAAACTTATTGCTGCTTTCTGATGATcttattttggagatattttcaaaattgcCTTCTAAGTCAATAGCGAAATGCCGTTGCTTATCCAAGCTATGGGCGTAAACGCTTCGAGGTCAAGGTTTCACAGAGTTGTTCTTGATCAGATCTTGCGCTTGCCCTCAACTTCTATTCACCTTCCAAGATGACAGTAAGGTTATCTTTTTCTCGTCGCCTCAATCTCAAAATCTGGAAGAGAAAAATTCAACATCACTGTCATTTTGGAAGGTGAATAGAAGCTGAGGGCGAGCGCAAGATCTGTTCAAGAATAACTCTGTGAAACCTTGATCTCAAAGCGTTGACGCCCATAGCTTGGATAAGCAACGGCATCTCGCTATGAACTTCGAGGGCAATCTTGAGAATATCTCTAAAATGAGATCATCAGGAAGCAGCAATGAATTTTGATGAAGTTTGGTCATCGATCGCATTACGCATAGAGAAATGGTTAGACCACCCTCCCGGACGTTCTGCCGCTGCGGCTTCATGGCGGAGACACTTGAGTAATGATTATCTGAGAGTGAGAAGTGTAGTTTATCTCTGTTCTTATACAACACGAGAAAATGGAGTGTGTCTGCATGATTGGTTAAAGTAAAGGTTAATAATTAGAGAAATGGAAGAAGATATTAATTTCACATTCTGCATGCAATGCTTGGTGTATGTTTCCAAAGAATTTCGTATTACTTTTTATTGGAGGAAGAGACAATTGAGTAGATTCCGAAGAGTTGGTATTACTTTTTATTGGGCCAAAagagttccttttttttttggaaattaatCTCTCCGTTTTCGTATTATGCATGCTAAAGCCCACATTAACTGGGCATGTATCGATAAAGCATATAAATTTCATTTCTTAAGGGTATATTGGactttaaacttttttttttaattttatgattcatCGTTACAAATATAATGCAAACTCTCAAATAGTGTTTTCTCTCTCATCTCTGTTCTCTCTCTCGTATCCTTCATAGAGAGGAGATTGAGAAAGCTTTGTTGTCAGTTTTTACGATGGTTTTCTTCGCCATCGTTCAAGCCTCTCACCGGCTTCGGTCTCATCCGACCGGTTTTGGTCTCCGGCATCGCATCTGTCATGATGGATGGTCGGCTTTGGTCTCCGGCGTTCTCACCTTTCTATCCGGTGAAGAACGGCTGGCTCCTGTCTCCGCGTCGCACTTTACTTTGTGTTGACGGCGGCTTCTCCTCGGGTTCATCCCGATTTTGTTTCAGTCTACGGTTCTTGTGGTTCCTCATTGCAATCGACTCTCTTCTAATCTCCTGTCGTCTGATCTTTCTCCCCTCGTCAGAGGTTGTCTCATCTTCGTGCTTTTCTTTATCTTTAAAGGTGACCGAACTGCATGCCGGAAAGTTGATGGTTGATTGGTCGATTGAAGACGATTAGTTTCTTTTCCGAGCCGTAGACCTGCAAAGCGTCTGGGTTTCTGTGAAGGCTGCTCTCTGATGATGGAGCTCATGTGATTAAACCGCTGGCGTTATGGCTCTTCATTTTGCTAAAATTGTCCGACGGTCTCTTCTTTCTGATATCCTGTTTCCGGTGTGTCCGGTGGATCTTCGGGAAGTTGCTCCGGTGACGATTTTCTTGTCGTGAAGATCGGTGGCGTTTCAATTCTCGGACACGTGTCTCTCCATCGCTATCAATGTAACGCGTGGATGTGTTCGGGTTGACTCACCTTCTTCATTTTGGACTTTTTTATCTGGTTTTTTTGGGCTTTCTTTTTAGCCGTGTTGGGTTTTTTTGTTTGCCCTTGGTTGGGCCTCCTTGTATTTGCTGGTCTCTAGCTTTTGTGCTTTTATAATacaagatgacaaaaaaaaaaaaaaataatgcaaactctcttcttcttttttttcacaCCTCCGGTTTACTCGAGCTTAGCAAGTTATTGATAAagccaaaaaaaattgaaaagtacTCAAGAAGATATACACATAcaatacaataatttatgtataaaataacattttcatatataatataattttatatataataaaacaatta is from Brassica napus cultivar Da-Ae chromosome A4, Da-Ae, whole genome shotgun sequence and encodes:
- the LOC125608227 gene encoding proline-rich protein 36-like; translated protein: MANPWFPANSASALSPPLLTPGDRRFLAPPPDPPDPDPDNPLSLARFPPLNSPSSLTSKSSKTSRTLLQSCSVTASKSSSVPPTESFNGKTSTSAISDPVLPRSGNTVPNFDNFKILPPKTSSPIHTNRASNPLPKLPPPSEAPQNANHNPKTVPNPNPVPVFQVPPFTHVPLQTKPTNTESSSQPIPPIAERIRKSVDKTLRRLAPVTVSDSGRPRVLIPESVFQKGAELHKDFIICYFNGRPPPFNHTQNVLNHLWGKGTRVEIHTNPHTRSMLVRIPSDYLRQKILEKRVWYIGDSMFQAVQWTSSASTASPPLESIQIWAHLKGIPLDLRHEEGLSLIAGLVGDPKETDDFTLNLVSLTMSHVKVAVDLTKPLPSVVEYTRQSGEVVEVLVTYPWVPPTCSHCNELGHIMKNCLQQPPPKQNPPRRQGKEVETNDTAPKSQRTSKSDRLNPASGPKKVAESSSSVPPEKSSAASYTPHKSPAASPTPQKPPSPLHEPPVSTPTCLPPAVTPLPLIVQPPKKSHPPPPNDPPSATVQPLSLFVSPTSPPEQPKKRPRPCSSQPFPSFTDQLNFFSLPKSPIRPPTPLPSISFQTSFGPNPFDVLSTHGPLPPEEVID
- the LOC106450107 gene encoding putative F-box protein At2g19630, with the protein product MNVSVLTFSPRLESSLPIPDDLVFEIFSRLPSKAIARCCCVSKFWASMLRSQDFTELFLTKSFAHPQLLFVFKDDREIVFFSSPQPENPEENSYVVAANHLARFPGREFSCTTGFLCYGVNLIRNCEFEKVICNPSTGQALTLPRFNSRLRVGMDSYLGYDSIAKEFKLLSMNSSRVTDRWISKEHQVLTLGTKNSSWRLVECCVPHYTSRKWLCISGVLYYAASVNSSSLNSMVACFDLRSEKFSFVKFMETFSRTMHHSTTLVNYDGKLGLIMSRSSRHVSQANKSLELWVLRDGAKHEWSKHVYVLPPSWKDVVTETMRIIGMVGTSEIVLSPSFQYVPSYIIYFNVESKRIRKVGIQGLEAFQGKRSYTYLNYVENVKFI
- the LOC106450110 gene encoding F-box protein DOR-like; this encodes MQPPRQNVSKGGELTNYRGVTRSMTRRHRNSLPVPDDLAMEIFSRLPPKAVARCRCACKLWSSMLRRQDFTELFLTKSCARPQLLFAREDRSVSKYIFISSPQPENPQENSYVVAANHLARFPRSNGFYGCTCTSGFFCYGDDRNLKGLQRPVHVPVICNPSTGQSLTLPRLISKKRYGVQSYLGYEPMEKELKLLSMNSSLVSNEWISVEHQVLTLGTKKLSWRLVECCIPHRSSSKWICISGVLYYVARAAGSSVNSMVVSFDLRSEKFSSVKFGKAIPDSTTLVNYDGKLGLLMSGDSHDASGARTSFELWVVRDAAKHEWFNHIYVLPPSWEDVVSETMYIAGMIGTNEIVFSPSYQRVPYYVIYFNVERKTITKVGIQGLEAFHGGSFHTYLNYVQNVKLL